The Drosophila yakuba strain Tai18E2 chromosome X, Prin_Dyak_Tai18E2_2.1, whole genome shotgun sequence DNA segment GCTACGGGCACTGGAACTGCCGTGGGCACCGTCGTGGCAGCCGTAACTGTGGGCAGGGCGCTGAAGGTGAACGTGGGCGTGGCGGCTGTTAGTTGCATCTTAaccgctgccgccgctgctgcctgttgttgctgttggacGGCAACGGCcgcctgttgttgctgctgctgctggtgatgcaCTTGGACGGCGGCGGCCAGTTGCTGATGTTGAGCCAGTTGCTGCTGGGCAAGCTGTTGGGCCTGTGCCTGAGCCTGGGCCTGTGCCTGAGCTTGCGCCTGAGCCTGCGCTTGAGCCTGAGCCTGCGCTTgggcctgctgctgctgctgagccTGGTACTGGGCCAAAGTGATCTGCTGCGGCTTGATTTCGCTAATGATCTGCTGATTGTAGCCACCGGCGGTGATCGTGGCCATTGGATGCTGTTGCGCCTGGGTGGGTATTGTATGGATCTGGGTGGCTGAACGAACGGAAAAGAACAATTTAGCTTATAAAGAATGGGGATCTTTAAACAAAGGTTTACAATCTCACCGGTAGCTTCTGATGGGTGCTTAATCTGCAATATAATCTCCTCGCGCGGGCGAGCGGTCTTAAAGTGCAGTAGATCATTCAGAGTCAGCTTCTCAGCACTGATCTGGTCCACGTTTATCTGGTGGGTGTTGATCATGGTGGCattggccgccgccgccgcagccactgccaccgcGTTCACCTGTTGCATCTTCTGCATTTCGGCGGCGGCGGATTGCACTTGAGCCTGAGCCTGGGCCTGGGCTTGAGCTTGAGCTTGagcctcctgctgctgctgctgctgctccatcgGGTCCTCGTCGATCTCGCTCACATCGTTAGCATCCATCTCGATCTCGTCGAATGTGTCCGCCTGGGGATTGTGCTCGGAGGCATCGGGACTAATCTGGTACTCGGGTTCCACCTTGACGCTGTCgtgctgctggtgatgctgttgctgctgctgttggggcACCGCCGATGCGACGGACACGGATACCGAGCTGATCTTGGCGCTACCAGAGCTGAGATTTGAGGAGCTGCCATCCCTGTACGGATACTGTTTGCGGAGtctaaaaacaaagaaaaatacgAGTTAGGTGTGTTGCTAGAGCTTGGAGCGGTGGCATTTGTGTGAGCTAATTGTCAACCACTGTGTTCCGCACCTGGAGTTGAGCCAAAATTTCTGAATCTGCTTGATGTTTCGCATGGCGCTCACATGCGGGTGCGAGTTGAAGTCCTTGACGATCTTATCCCATGTTTCGCGGACGGAGTACTTGTTGCGCTGCTTCTTGCGATGCTTGATGTCGATGACCTCCTCGTGTAGATGGAACAGGGAGTACAGGACCTCCTTTTCCTCGGCGGTGAAGCGCGGGGTGAGAGGCAGCTGGTTTTTGGCGGACGAGTTGCCACCGTTGGTCACCACCACTGTGCCACTCCCAGTGGAACTTTGCCCAGCATTGCCGCCGCCATCTGAACCAgcgccaccgccaccgcttCCGCCAGCACCGCCCCCTTCACCCTGCGCCGACATTTGAGTTTGTTTTGAGTTGTTCACTTGAGTTTGAGTTCTTGCTTCTTCTTAGATGTATACACTTATACACACACAGTAGTggcaggcacacacacacacagacgcagcAGCGCGCGCGCCCGTGTGTTAGTGTGCGTCAGTGTGAGTCTTTTTGGTCGCCGTCTTCGTATTCCTTGCACTTGACATATAGCCGCTAATTCTATATTGCACTTAATTCGGCTCGCGTTtgtttacataaataaataaaatagttagTCCGATTAACGGGACGCCCGAAAGTCGCCGCTCAATAAATAAATCTCTTACACGCACACATTTTCACTCGAATGTTAGAGCTGGGATCAGCACTCACGATGATATCGATTTTAAAGAGTTGCTATCGATGCCTTGGTTTCGATACTAATCGATATCATGTTTACTGAAAGTAGTGCTCCGTATATCTATTATCGATTATTTTTGTCTACCCATCTTTCAATTTAGGAAGTAAACTTCTgtgttactttttttttttacaatttacattGATTGAacaatgaaaaatgtattgttgcatcaatatttttgttttcacaaGTGTTCTGAAATGAAGTGATCAAATTTTACTCCTTACCATCGATTTCGTATTAAAATGTACATCGATAATCGTTGATCTGGCAACGCCAGAGATTCAAATGCTAAGAATTACAAATAGAAACATGAACAACGTaattaagtgaaataaacGTAATTAAAATGCTTGTTACAGCGAGCATGGTGCCGCCATCGCGACCCAATGTCACCAGGCTGTCGGACGAGTCCGTAATGCTGCGCTGGAGTGTGCCACAAAACTCTGGACTCCAGATCACCTTCTTTAAGGTGCAGTATCGCAAATTGGGCGACGGGAAAAATCGGCGAGAAAACTGGCAGACGACCAGCGACAACATTCCGTACGGAaacgcccacgcccacggaTCCGGGCCTGGACTGGGAAACGGTCACTGGCGGGCGCGGAACCGGGACAGGGAGTATGAGATGGGCAATCCGCCCAAGAACTTCACCTCCTCCGTTACGGGACTGACCGCCGGCAAGTACTACCGCTTCCGGATCGTGGCGGTGTACtccaacaacgacaacaaggAGGGCAACACCTCGCTCAAGTTCTTCCTGCAGAATGGAACCGCCCAGTCGAATCTGCCAGTGCCAGAACTGCGCATGGTGGAGACCCTCTCCGAGTCGGCCTTGGTGCTCCATTGGTCATCGCCAGATAACGAGGATATAGACGGGTATTATGTCTACTATAGGCCAGCGGACTCAGCAGCGGAATATTTAAAGGCCACGGTGGATGGcgcaaggagcaggagcttCAAAATGGACCTTCTTCGTCCAGGAACCGCCTATGAGTTCAAATTGCAATCGTTTAACTCAGACGCAGCCTCTGAATTCAGTGCTATTCGGCAAGCCAGGACCAGAAGTGAGTTCATCCCAGAAATTGTCTATCATAGAAATATGTTGTAACTGTTGTGCCTTTTCAGAAGCCTATGAGCAGCCTGCTTCATCTTCGTCGACGCCAGTGCCAGCTAACAAGACAGTGGACCAGCATCAGAACTCCGTGTATCCAGTGATCGCAGGAGCCGCCGGCGGAGGCATTCTACTGCTCATTGCCTCGTTGGTGGTCTGTCTATGCCTAAGGAGGCGGGAAAACGCACAACCGGAGGGTAAGTGCAGCTTAAAGGAGCGGGATCAGCATCTTATGATATCCACGTACTAATATAACTAAATCTCTACATCCATAGATGAGAACAAACCGCAATTGGAGCACATCCAAGCGGATTTTGTTACCTCCGCCGTTCTGGGAGTTGCTGGTCACCACAAGAGTGGCGATGTGAGGCGCCTCAACGGAGTGATTCCGAGGATGAACATCACGCCCAATCCGCTGGCCCAGGAAACGGCATCCGATAAGGTAAACCACGTACTTCCGGGTCTAAACTCGAGCCCAATTTTCACGCAGCTTCATCCAAAACTTTTCGCTGGTTGGTTggtcaaaattcaaatttaaattcaaattcaaactgaaattcaaattgtaaACACCCCTTCGAACGTGGTATCTCTGTCTCGCTTGCCCTCTCTCTCgctgtctctgtctctttcgCTTGGTTACTCTGCCAAATCTCGTCGAGACTCGCCCGCCAATTGAGCGTCCAATGTTCCAGAACCGCAACGTGATGGAGCTGCGTTTCCTGCCGCCGCTGGCgaacggaaatggaaatgggaatggcaaCTGCATTGCCAGGGATCTAGCCCTGGAGCGGCCGAATGCGGAAGAGCAGCAGGATGAGGACGGAAACGAAGACGATAGGGGGCTTCCGGCGGTTGCCTCGTCCTCGTGCGAAACTTTGGAGGCCTGCGACGCTGCCATTAAACTGAATCTCCACCAGAAACCAGGCCAGGAGCAGCTGGATTCTCAGAATGCGGTGCTGGAGGCGCCCAGCAAGCCGCTACCTCCGCTGCCAAAAAAACCAGCAAACGGCGCTGGCCAAGTAAGCCtgcaattgaaataaaaaaaacaatagcaCACGGGTTAaaacaataccaataccagAACCAATACTGTATACCAGTTTAGGTCATTACCTTGCTGTTAGTTTGTGCATATACCTCCCATGTGCTATTGCTTTTCCTCCTCCGCAACCAGGAGAAGCCAACCCCCAGCCGATATTGTTTTGTCAACATTGTCATTCATTCTCATTCATGAAGAAACGATTCCCCCAGTTTCCATGCTAATTGTCGTTGCTAATTGTTGTTCCATAATGCTCCACAGAACAACTCGGGCCTGCATCAGAATGGCCTGCACCACGCACAGCCGTACCATCCGCCTGGCACGCCCACCCTAATGCACAAGCGACTGGACTACCACCAGCAGCCGCCGCCGGTGCCTCCACACTCAGCCTACTACCAGCAGGCACCCACGCACCAACCATCGCCGATGATGGAGCGCAGTGTCAGGGGTCACCAGCCAGGTGGCTACCATTTGGAGGAGGGCACACCCACGCCAACCAGGATCCCATCTCTGCGGCGACAGCGCCGCACCTCGGGCAACCAGCAGGTGCACAATAGCCACAGCAATCTCAATATTAGCCTGAGTcatcacaacaacaacaacctaCCGCCGCACCACCAGCATCTGCACCACCATCCCGGCCATCCGGGTGGCCTGGTGGGCATACCCATCGTGCCAGGGAGTCCCAGAGTCCAGAGATCGCCGATGCCGAGCAGGGCGATGATCAAGAGGACGCGACTGGGCAGCCACACGGACAACATCTCGTCGGGCAGTCTGAACAGTATTGAGGTGTGATGGCTCGCCAaagaggagcagcagaaggaggagTAATATACCTAAGCCGCAAGCGAAAGTAGTTCCCCAAACGACAGACAGTTTCAAGTAGACTTACGGACCCGCAACTAGATGTGTATTATTGAGGTAATCGTAGACAAGGCCGGCAGAGCAGCTTGATACCCTCGAATATTAGCTTTAAGGCACCAACCAGGCACCCGGTACTGTTTAGTTTTCCAAATACCAATCAATTTGGGCAATCATTAAGCTTAAAACTAGGAAATTTGCCATCTAAAGAAGTTTCTACAGTTCAATATACTCAAATAAGTTTGCGCTAGAACACGAACGAGAAAAGATCTCGTGAAGTaaatgtattttgtttaaGAAGAACGTTTAATTTGGTCTAAACATTCAGacataattaatgcaaaaaaaaacagctaaGCAGCTAAGTCGTTAAACGCTAATGCTGCTTGACTTTGTTTAAGGTAAAgattgattaaaaatattacaaatatacaAACTTTAGTATAAGTAATTGGTAATGTAACACTTTTCTCGTTGCTGCCGGCCAGATAGTCAGTAGAATTACTAAtgttaagttttttttttttaccattcATTTAACTGTTTCGGTTTGCGCATCCCTCGGGGGGCCGAAATTCATCTCGACAGCCCTGTAGAATAgcgttatttatttattgccgtGTAGGCGTCAACAACTCGAATTGATTAGTTCAATTAGGAACTAATTTACGTTTAAGTCAAACCAACTATCTAGCATTTTAAGGCACTACCTTTCTAGATGTGACTAATACACAGAACCCAAATGGAAAGCATCCTAAACTATATTTAAGTTCAGAGGCGGCAGTTTTAAACGGATATGCGAGtcttgaaattaaaaagtctTTAATTTAAACATGTTTACGTTTATTGTGTTTTCATAATGGGAAATTGAAATACTGGGATTTTGCTACTCTTGATTggtgttttaaaaattcagCCTTCATCTGGCAACTCTCGGGGAGCTAGTCTGGCAGCCTAGTCATTAGCGTGTGCACCCACCATTCCTAGAGAGTATCTAGCAAAGACACCAACCAGATCTAGCGAATGCAGCCACTCTGTCTAGCGAGTGCATTTACCATACATGACAGCCATGCGTGACTATCAAAAGCGGTGCCACCTCTAGGACAGCTGATTGTCACATTAGAATTGAATTGGAAATAGATTTTGagttaatttgttattttcgcGGTTTAATAACACAAAAGACCGACTAAATAGCTACCGAACACGCACCACCAACTCGAGACACGGCTGGCAACACAAACAGGCTGAGCGGAATTCCGAAAGCATGAATTTTCTGCGGCAATCCTTTGGCATTACGAAACAGTTGGCTTCGCAGGGTAAGTTTAACTTaactttcaaatttaaatgggAAAAGCACTTAAAACCGATTCTGTGGGCATGAGCTGCTCCTCCGCAGGCACTGCCCCTCAAGAGCCCATGACTTGGCGCATTCTGCAACCCTTCCGCCGGGCAGAGAACATCAAATAAACAGGGAGCGCATAAGTGTTTGTTTTCCCTCGACTTGCATGCATTTCCCAACTTGCATTTTCCCAACTCTTTTTGATGAGCGCGTGGCGGCCGCACTTTTCGCCTGCGAATATTTTCATTGCCAGTTTCACATGCAGATGCACATGCACATTCCGCTGCTCCCCCGCtttaaatgggaaaaataattgaaaaccTGTCACCCCGAAAAACGGAGGAAAAGCGCATAAACAATGAAAATGTACAACCGCAAAAAAAAGGTCACCGTTTAGAGGACAAGAGGACAAAAGGTGGCGGATTTGTTTGTCCGGCAATGCTGCATATGGAAATTATTACCTGCcgcttgtgtgtgtggcattttagcattttggcatatttataattgaaaacGCTTTGTTTCTGGCCCAAAAAGGCTTGCCAGGATGCGGAGCGAATGCGAATGCTCCCATGCTTGCGCGTCATTTGGCTGCAATTATGATCGCCCAGCCGCCAACGCCATTCCACAATTCTCGATTTCCACAGAGATTAGCCGCAGGACAAAGGAGctagccagtcagccagcacAGAACCAGCGGGCATTGTCAATCACTGACCAACTGTCCGTGGAAGTGACCCTTTTGTCCGCATTTCGATGCCGGGTACAGTCGTGCTTTATTGATTTCAACCGATCTCTTTCGGTCCCACCCCTGCATCTCCCTCACCCCTGTGTGCATATCTTAGACTGATCATGAAGTCATAGAATGACCTACAAGTTCGACTGTGGCGTAGTTTAAAGTGAAACCTCTGCGGATGGATATAGCCCCCAAACAAGTTAATTTTGTTGCACTCTTATTCAGTAAGCAACATAACTAACTTGTCTTCCCTTTCGTTTTTTCCAGCCATACAGAGCAGCTATGAGACCGCCATCCGTGGTATGGCATCGCTGCAGCAGATGCACCGCAGCGGACCGCACATAAAGACGCGACCTCCGCGCCAGCCGCTGGATGGAAAGCCCTTCGCCAAGGGCGTCGTCCTGAAGACGCTGATCAAGAAGCCCAAGAAACCGAACTCAGCCAACCGAAAGTGCGTGCTGGTGCGCCTGTCCACCGGCAAGGAGATGGTGGCCTACATACCCGGCATCGGGCACAACCTGCAGGAGCACAACATCGTGCTGTGCCGCGTGGGGCGACTGCAGGACGTGCCCGGCGTGAAGCTGAAGGCTGTGCGTGGCGTCTACGACTTGGCGCACGTCATCAAGAAGGGCCAATAGTTAATTACCGCTTGCTTAACCACGTTGTTCAAATGCATTACTCTACAATCAACAGACGGATGTTAAAAAGATGCCTCGttcttattattgtttcttttttgcgGAATTATTATGCAGCTCAGCCGGCTTACGAGGTAAGTGAGTAAGTAGTGACAAGTGAACGGGCTCAGGATCTCCTTTCTCCTGCACATTCTCGTAATCTTAAGTCAATAGGCTGTCGCATCATCTTTACCAAAGAATAGCCAGGACTCTCGGGCCCTCGGGGAAAATGGTCTTAAACGGCATTTTACGCTTT contains these protein-coding regions:
- the LOC6524401 gene encoding regulatory protein zeste, with translation MSAQGEGGGAGGSGGGGAGSDGGGNAGQSSTGSGTVVVTNGGNSSAKNQLPLTPRFTAEEKEVLYSLFHLHEEVIDIKHRKKQRNKYSVRETWDKIVKDFNSHPHVSAMRNIKQIQKFWLNSRLRKQYPYRDGSSSNLSSGSAKISSVSVSVASAVPQQQQQQHHQQHDSVKVEPEYQISPDASEHNPQADTFDEIEMDANDVSEIDEDPMEQQQQQQEAQAQAQAQAQAQAQVQSAAAEMQKMQQVNAVAVAAAAAANATMINTHQINVDQISAEKLTLNDLLHFKTARPREEIILQIKHPSEATATQIHTIPTQAQQHPMATITAGGYNQQIISEIKPQQITLAQYQAQQQQQAQAQAQAQAQAQAQAQAQAQAQAQAQQLAQQQLAQHQQLAAAVQVHHQQQQQQQAAVAVQQQQQAAAAAAVKMQLTAATPTFTFSALPTVTAATTVPTAVPVPVATASSTSGNSGAVNTSTASSVSINNTSLGGGGGNGAANSSTVAADSFEERMNYFKIREAELRCKEQQLSTEAKRIELNKAQDELKYMREVHRLRVEELKMKIRILQKEEEQLRKCSNS
- the LOC6524400 gene encoding interference hedgehog isoform X2, with the protein product MAEFRLVLVILLMTTSICTLQASDSNSSVATTLGVLFERAPESAVAPKGDEVVFECELNLKPDRLEWRFRRSDSAEPYRYLRPAAGYNVTSGSDGLAWRLRIYVSAQTAGDYQCVAWYGPGALASTPARLALVSIALDGGQGSMAARSSIRWSVAPKNCLLIRCGSVVSNPPAIWSFYRNGKKLPQSELLAGAAGALVLDTVTAKDAGNYSCAATNSITGDELRLPQTIELRVDYTDRTPPYFLQRPPTEYSARPGETVVLECPGVGSPRPRVIWSSPNVVGIYNNRSNILPYGLQITDVRPEDQGSYICMLDNGIAPPIDHTIKLSVLQRPTILRGPAGTLTNESNPLLLDCSASGNPQPDIYWLINGEDATKDPEAVVDNRSLQLKRVQKRHAGVVQCFAKNILGETSEGNILRVNPLEITGEDEEPLGGVPVWPVHESNSGMGSSSTPAGGSKNKNGRRKFKASMVPPSRPNVTRLSDESVMLRWSVPQNSGLQITFFKVQYRKLGDGKNRRENWQTTSDNIPYGNAHAHGSGPGLGNGHWRARNRDREYEMGNPPKNFTSSVTGLTAGKYYRFRIVAVYSNNDNKEGNTSLKFFLQNGTAQSNLPVPELRMVETLSESALVLHWSSPDNEDIDGYYVYYRPADSAAEYLKATVDGARSRSFKMDLLRPGTAYEFKLQSFNSDAASEFSAIRQARTRKAYEQPASSSSTPVPANKTVDQHQNSVYPVIAGAAGGGILLLIASLVVCLCLRRRENAQPEDENKPQLEHIQADFVTSAVLGVAGHHKSGDVRRLNGVIPRMNITPNPLAQETASDKNNSGLHQNGLHHAQPYHPPGTPTLMHKRLDYHQQPPPVPPHSAYYQQAPTHQPSPMMERSVRGHQPGGYHLEEGTPTPTRIPSLRRQRRTSGNQQVHNSHSNLNISLSHHNNNNLPPHHQHLHHHPGHPGGLVGIPIVPGSPRVQRSPMPSRAMIKRTRLGSHTDNISSGSLNSIEV
- the LOC6524400 gene encoding interference hedgehog isoform X1; this encodes MAEFRLVLVILLMTTSICTLQASDSNSSVATTLGVLFERAPESAVAPKGDEVVFECELNLKPDRLEWRFRRSDSAEPYRYLRPAAGYNVTSGSDGLAWRLRIYVSAQTAGDYQCVAWYGPGALASTPARLALVSIALDGGQGSMAARSSIRWSVAPKNCLLIRCGSVVSNPPAIWSFYRNGKKLPQSELLAGAAGALVLDTVTAKDAGNYSCAATNSITGDELRLPQTIELRVDYTDRTPPYFLQRPPTEYSARPGETVVLECPGVGSPRPRVIWSSPNVVGIYNNRSNILPYGLQITDVRPEDQGSYICMLDNGIAPPIDHTIKLSVLQRPTILRGPAGTLTNESNPLLLDCSASGNPQPDIYWLINGEDATKDPEAVVDNRSLQLKRVQKRHAGVVQCFAKNILGETSEGNILRVNPLEITGEDEEPLGGVPVWPVHESNSGMGSSSTPAGGSKNKNGRRKFKASMVPPSRPNVTRLSDESVMLRWSVPQNSGLQITFFKVQYRKLGDGKNRRENWQTTSDNIPYGNAHAHGSGPGLGNGHWRARNRDREYEMGNPPKNFTSSVTGLTAGKYYRFRIVAVYSNNDNKEGNTSLKFFLQNGTAQSNLPVPELRMVETLSESALVLHWSSPDNEDIDGYYVYYRPADSAAEYLKATVDGARSRSFKMDLLRPGTAYEFKLQSFNSDAASEFSAIRQARTRKAYEQPASSSSTPVPANKTVDQHQNSVYPVIAGAAGGGILLLIASLVVCLCLRRRENAQPEDENKPQLEHIQADFVTSAVLGVAGHHKSGDVRRLNGVIPRMNITPNPLAQETASDKNRNVMELRFLPPLANGNGNGNGNCIARDLALERPNAEEQQDEDGNEDDRGLPAVASSSCETLEACDAAIKLNLHQKPGQEQLDSQNAVLEAPSKPLPPLPKKPANGAGQNNSGLHQNGLHHAQPYHPPGTPTLMHKRLDYHQQPPPVPPHSAYYQQAPTHQPSPMMERSVRGHQPGGYHLEEGTPTPTRIPSLRRQRRTSGNQQVHNSHSNLNISLSHHNNNNLPPHHQHLHHHPGHPGGLVGIPIVPGSPRVQRSPMPSRAMIKRTRLGSHTDNISSGSLNSIEV
- the LOC6524402 gene encoding 40S ribosomal protein S12, mitochondrial → MNFLRQSFGITKQLASQAIQSSYETAIRGMASLQQMHRSGPHIKTRPPRQPLDGKPFAKGVVLKTLIKKPKKPNSANRKCVLVRLSTGKEMVAYIPGIGHNLQEHNIVLCRVGRLQDVPGVKLKAVRGVYDLAHVIKKGQ